One genomic segment of candidate division KSB1 bacterium includes these proteins:
- the upp gene encoding uracil phosphoribosyltransferase encodes MNLHVSNHPAVKHKLINLRDPKTTHWEFERLITEITLVLAVTATEYLETLTVNIKTPLEDTTGEKLVKRISLVPILRAGMAMVPAFKHLYPSAKVGLIGLARDEETLNPSQYYENLPKPITKDTVIVLDPMLATGGSASYSISILKELGAKDIIMVSIIAAPEGVEKVHSDHPDVHIYTAALDRELNDRGYILPGLGDAGDRIFGNFS; translated from the coding sequence ATGAATCTACATGTTAGTAACCACCCCGCGGTGAAGCATAAATTAATCAATCTTCGCGATCCTAAAACAACCCACTGGGAATTTGAAAGACTAATCACAGAAATTACTTTGGTTCTTGCAGTAACTGCCACGGAATATTTAGAAACTCTGACTGTAAATATAAAAACACCTCTTGAAGATACGACGGGCGAAAAATTGGTTAAACGAATTTCATTGGTTCCGATTTTGCGGGCTGGAATGGCGATGGTTCCTGCTTTTAAGCATTTATATCCTAGCGCTAAAGTCGGTTTAATAGGGTTGGCGCGGGATGAAGAGACTCTTAATCCAAGTCAATATTATGAAAATCTACCTAAGCCAATAACCAAAGATACTGTTATTGTTCTCGATCCCATGCTAGCAACCGGGGGAAGCGCTTCTTATAGTATTTCAATATTAAAGGAGTTAGGGGCAAAGGATATTATCATGGTTTCGATTATTGCCGCTCCGGAAGGTGTTGAGAAAGTGCATTCAGACCATCCTGATGTACACATTTACACGGCTGCTCTAGATCGGGAATTGAATGACCGTGGCTACATACTGCCGGGATTAGGCGACGCAGGCGACCGTATATTCGGGAATTTTTCCTGA